Genomic segment of Halorussus sp. MSC15.2:
CGTCCCGGAGGTACGCCTCGTCGCCCTGCACGCCGGAGAACGCCGACGCCGGAATCGTGTACTGGTCGTCGCTGCGGTCCCAGTCGAGTTGCCGCATCACGTCCTCCGGGACGTCGTTCCAGTTCGGGTCCACGTAGGCGGTGTCGCCGACGACGTCGGTGATGGTTGCGATGCGCTGGTTGCTGTTGACGACGGCCTTCCCCTCGTCGTCGTCGGAGAGTTCCGGAGCCATGGACGAGACGATACGACCACCGCGGGCAAAACGTCGGTGGCCGATTACCGCCTCCGTCTGGCGATTAGCAGATGCGGCCAAAGGGCTACTCGTCGATGGTCGATACCCGTCGGCGTCTCGGTAGGAGCCAACTCCAGTCGGCGTCTCGCTACGGAATCAAATCCTCGCGGAGTCGGACCTGACTGTTCTGAATCGCGGTTACCTCGTCCTCGTCGATGGTGTGGTGGTCGTCGCCCTCCTCCCAGTCGAGCGCGTCGCGCAGGTCCTCGGGAACGTGGTCCCAGTCGGGGTCCACGTAGGCGGTTCCGCTCCGTACGTCGGTGACGGTCCCGATTCGCTCGGTGTCGCTCACGACGGTCTTGCCGCGGTCGTCGTCGGAGAGTTCCGCAGTCATAGCGGCGAGCAATTCGGTCGCTCCAATCAAAGTCTCGGTGGCCGACCGCCGTCTCCGTCGGGCGATTCTGCGTCGAAAAGGTGTAGCGGACGAACGGGAGCCGTCCGCGGCGCGGCCGTCGTGCTACGCCGCCTTCGGTTCGTCCGTGGTCCGGACCTCGGGCGTCATCTCGTGGGACAGCGCCATCAGGTTGAACACCGGAGAGCGGCGCACCCCCTCGCGGAGCGTCTCGGCGTCCTCGTCGGTGAGGTCCGGACCGCTCACGTCGATGTCTATCTCGAAATTGTCGTAGGTCTCGTCGGACCGTTCGGTCCCGTGGACGCCGAAGAGCACCCGCGGGTCGAGGTCGACTCCGACCGTGGTTTCGAGTCCGTCGAGGTCGATGTCGTTCTCCATCGCCACGATGCCGACGGTGGCGTTGATGCACCCGGTGAGTCCGGCCAGCGCGACCTCGACGGGTTCCGGCCGGTCGGCCGGGTCGACGAACCCCGCGTCGGCTTCGACCTCCTTGTGCGCGCCGAGTTGGAACGTGAACTCGCGGGTCTCCCGCCGGATGTCTTCGCCGCCGTACTTGTACGCGTCGAGTTTCGCCAGCGTGTGCATCGCTCGTCCCTCGGCGACGCCGCGAGCACCGAGTCCGAGCATCGCTTCGTCGGGTTTTTTGGTCATGTTCTCGACGAACGTGCCGTACTGTTCCAGGTTCACTCCGTGTTCGATGGTCTCGTGGGCCATGAGAGAGGGTACACCGGTAGAAACCTTAGCTACTTTTCATTACGTGATAGGATGTCCGCGAGTAACCCTCTCGCTTTCGCGACCTGAACGATGACACGACCGGGGAGAACGCCATCCCGGCGAGCAGTCGGCGAGTAGCACGTCGGCGACCTGTCGGTCGGACCGACTGGTGTTGAAACGTTGCGGTACTGTCCGCGTGTCAGGCCATCTCGGGAGCGAGTTCACCGAGGCAGTGCGCGACCGACTTCGGGACGCTCTCGCCGAGCGACAGGCGGTTGGTCGCGGTCGAACTGGGGTGATGAGTGCAGCATCACTCCCCGAAGTCCGGTCGTCCGACCGTCCCGGACCGAGGAAGGGGCGCACGCCGAGACCGTAGACGAGGCCGTACGAGAGCGCGAGCGCCAGTACGTACGCGAGACCGAACCCGAGAATCGGCTCCGACGGCGTCGCACCGAACAGGTCCAACAGACGCGGCACGCCGAACGGGAGCAGGAAGCCGAGGACCAGCATCGTGACGACAACCTCGATGCGCCGGTCGTGGGCGTCCTGCGAGTCGGTAGTGCCCGGCGCGGGCGAACGTGCTCGGACCCACAGCGCCCCGGCGAGGAACGCCGCGACGACGAAACCAGCGAACGCCCACGAGAGGTCGAGCGACATCGCCGTCCGGGTGGTTCGGAGGTACCACACGACCGCCAGAAAGCCGAGTAGGAAGACGTACGCGCCGGTTATCGCCCACTGGAACCCGCCGACGAGCGCGACCGCGAGCGCCGACCGGGCGGTCGCCTCGACCGGCGAGTCGTCCCCGTCGGAGTCGAACATACCGGCCCAACGGCGTGGCAGAGAAAAAGCGTTGTCGGCGCGGCGCTGTCGGGACGGCTACTCCAGCGCGACCAGTTCGTCGTCGAGCATGTCGCCCAACACGTCGCGGGCGTGACCGTCGGGGTCCACGCCGTCGTAGACCGCCTTCACCTCGCCGTCGGCCAGGACGAAGGTGGTGCGCGCGGCCGCACCGCTCGAGGTATCGACGCCGAAGGCGTCGGCGATGTCGCTCTCGGGGTCGGCCAACAGGTCGAACCGTATCTCGTACTTCTCGGCGAACTCCTCGTGGCTCTCGACGTCGTCGGTCGAGACGCCGAAGACCGAGACCCCGGCGTCGTGATAGCTCTCCAGTTCCCGGTCGAACTGCTCGGCCTCGGTGGTGCAACCGGGCGTGTCGTCTCGCGGGTAGAAGTACAGCACCGTCGGCTCCGAGAAGTCGAGTTCCACGGTTTCGCCGCGCTGGTTCCGGGCCTCGACCGTCGGTGCCTCGTCGCCGGTTTCGAGCGTCATAGCAGTGAGTTACGGACGGGACCGGAAGGCGTTTGCGCTTAACTGATGTCGATGCGGTGAGACTCTCCCTCTTGCGCTCCCATCTTGGGCAACGTCACCGTCAGCACGCCGTTCTGGAACTGGGCGGAGACGTTCTCCTCGTCCACCTCCTCGGGGAGCGTCACCGACCGACTCACCGACTGGTGGCGGCGCTCCTTCCGGATGTATCGGCCGTCGTCGCCGTCGCCCTCCTCGGACCCCTCGGACTTCTCGGCCTGAATCTGGAGCGTCTCCCCGCGGAGCATCACGTCGATGTCCTCCTTGGTGTAGCCGGGGAGGTCCGCGGTGACGACCAACTCGTCGCCGCGGTCGGCCACGTCCACGGCCGCGCCGCCCCGTCCGCCGGTCAACTCGCTCATTCCCGAACCGCCCATCGACTCCTCGACCTGACGGCTCATGCGGTTCATCATCTCCTCTATCTCCTTGAACGGATTCCTACGTCCTGACATTGTGTCCCCCGGGCGTTCGGTCGCCCGGTCGGAACTGCGACGCCACACTCCTTAAAAATTCAGTCGGCGCCGCTCGTCTCGACGACGTATTTTCGCACCGAGAACGCGACTGCGGTCCTTCGACGGAGACGGTCTCGCCTCCAGAGTTAACACCTCGCTCTCAGACGACATGTTCCGTGTCGTAGGACCCCAACTTCCGGACCCAGCCTTTCTCCGCAATCTCCTCGATGTCCGCGATGGCCGCCTGCGCGCGGTCCTCGTAGAGTCCGGCCTCGAAGTCGATGTGGAACACGTAATCGCCGAGTCGCTCGCCGCTCGGCCGCGATTCGACCCGCGTCAGGTTGATGTCGCGGTCGGCGAACGGTTCGAGGAGTTCGAGCAGGAGTCCGGGGTAGTTGGCGTTCGGGTAGACCACCAGCGAGGACTTGCCGCCCGCGTCCGACCGCTCGTGGGTGGGCGCGATGACGAGGAATCGCGTGGCGTTCGAAGTCCGGTCCTGAATCCCTTCGGCGATAACTCGGAGGTCGTCGCCCTCGTGAGCGTTGGCCGGGTGACCGATACCGGCTACGTCCGGGTTCTCGCGGGCGTGTTCGACGCCGCGCGCGGTACTGGCGACGGCTTCGAGTTCGACGTCGGGGTACTCGGAGTCGAGGTAGCTACGGCACTGCGCGAGCGCCTGAGAGTGGCTGGCGACGACCGAGAAGTCCTCGCCCCGAGCGAGCAACGCGTGCCGGATTGGAGTGACGATTTCCTGCACGGCGGCGACCTCTCGGTCGGTCAGCGCGTCGAGCGTCTCGGTGACGCTCCCCTCGATGCTGTTCTCGATGGGGACGACGCCGCGGTCGAACTCGCCGTCGGCCACCGCCTCCACGATGGCGGTGACGGACTCGCGGAAGTCCACGTCGTCGGTGACTGCGCTGGCCGCCCGATGGGAGTAGGTGCCCTCTGGACCGAGCGTGACTGCTTGCATGTGGTGGTTGTTTCGAGGAAACGGATAAAAGCCCGTCGGGTGTGACAGATTTCCGTGAGCGACGAGCGCCGGATGGACCCACTGTAAGACCGCGGTCGAGGACCCGAGAAGTCTGGGGTCCGATGCTGTGGCGGGCGAGACCTGTCGCATTCCGGACCCGAAACGCAGGGGTCGGCGAGTCACTCTCCGCCGAGTCGGAACGTCCGCCGCCGGACGTACCCGCAACTCGGACAGAGGTGGCGGTACTGGACGCGGTCGCCCGTGGTCTCGGCCACCCACCGACCGTCGGCGTCTTCGTATCGGCACTTCGGACAGACGAGGTCCGTCTCCTCGAAGCGCGACCGGAGTCGCTCGAAGGGGGAACGTCCGCCGTTTCTGGAGTGGGACATGTTTTGTTGTACGGTATCAATTGGCATAGTTCCTTGGTAGGAGTGGGGCCACCGCTTTTTGACTTCGGTTATACTACCGACTCTGCGGCGAAATTCTGTCTGTCAGGCATAATTATTAGATAGTAAATAAATTGTCAGTGTGCGAGAAAAACAGCCCATGGGTATAATTGAAACCACTTCGCTGACAAAACGCTATGGCGATGTAACCGCCATCGAGGACCTCCATCTTACGGTGAGGAAAGGCGAAGCGTTCGGATTCCTTGGTCCAAACGGCGCAGGCAAATCCACCACTATCAACATCCTTCTCGGATTTCTCGAGCCGTCGAGCGGGAGTGCGTGCGTGTTGGGCCACGACGTGCAGACCGAATCGAAAGCATTGCGTCGGCGTATCGGAGTAGTTCCGGAGGGCACGAGCGTCTACGAACAACTGACGGGACGAAAGCACGTCGAGTTAGCGACCCGGATGAAGAACTGCGACGACGACCCCGAGGACCGCCTGCGCTACGTCGGACTCGACCCCGAGGACTGGGACCGGAGAGCGGGGGACTACTCGAAAGGGATGCGCCAGCGACTCTCACTGGCGATGGGGCTGGTGGGAAATCCCGACCTCCTAATTCTGGACGAACCGACGTCAGGTCTCGACCCGAACGGGATGCAGGACGTGCGTGATATTATACGCGAGCAAACAGACGCTGGGCGGACAGTGTTTATGTCGAGTCATCTCCTCGCAGAAGTCGAGTCTGTCTGCAAGCGGGTCGGCATCATGAACGATGGCGAGTTGGTAACTGTAGACGAGGTAGACCGACTCCGTGAGACGGCAGTCGGCGACGCGGACGTGAAACTCAGCGTCGAAGCGGTTCCCGACGAACTCGACTTGACCGCAATAGAAGGAGTGACCGACGTGACGATAGCGGATTCGACGATTCGCGTGGCCTGCTCGAAGCGCGACACGAAAATGGCCGTCATCAGACACGTAGATCAGATAGCGACCGTAACCGACGTCGTTGCGGAGGACATCTCGCTCGAAGCCGTCTTCGAGACTTACACCGAGGACAGACGGATAGTGGAGGAATCGGCATGAGTATCAGTGACGTCGTCCGAACGGACCTGAGCGTCCTCAGGCGTTCGAAGCTCTCATGGGCGGTCCTCACTGTTCTCCTGTTCTCTACTGCGGGGGCGTTCTATCGGTCGATAAATCGAACACCGGTCGGGACGGCCGAGAAGGGCATCACCGCAATCGCGTACGGTGCGATGATTGTGATTCCAATCACGGCCCTCGTTGCTTCTGCGTTCGCTATCGCTGCGGAGCGCGAGAACGGAACGATACGGTTCCTCCTCGGCTTCCCGAACGAACGAGTCGAGGTCGTTCTCGGAAAAGTTCTGTCTCGGGCTATCCTCGTCAACGGCGGACTCGCGCTCGGATTTCTCGCTGTCGCACTATTAGCGGTCGTCGGGGCTGACAGACCCCGACTTATCACGGTCGGCCAGTTCGCACTCTTGACGATGTTGTTCGCCACCTCCTACGTCGGTCTCGCGGTGGGAATCTCCGCCGGAGTAACGACCCAGATACGCGCAATCGGGGGGACTATAGTGGCGTACCTCTTTTGGAGCATCTTCTGGCTTCCCGGTTTCCCCTACTCGGTCGCGGTGTACGTAGAGAATCTTTTAGCAAAGATAGTCGGACACGAACTCGGTCGGACGACCGTCGTACACATCGAGGTTCTCAATCCACCGACGGCCTACATGCAGACGGTACAGGTTTTGGGACCGTCGTTCGAGGAGTTCTCGAGGGGGTCATCGATGGCGAGCGCACTCGTCGAGCCGAGCGTCGCCATCGGGTCGCTCGTGGCGTGGACCGTCCTGCCGCTCGCGTTCGGCTACTGGCGGTTCAGAGCCGCCGAGATAAACTAAATAGGAATTTTCGGTTATCGATTCAGCGTGTGAATCGCGTGCCCGAGTGCTGTATCAAAACGGCTTTCCACGACTCAGGTTTGAACATAGTTTGGTTCCCATCTCCGAGAAACAGTCGTATCGTCATGTTTCAAGGTCACGTTCTGTATTGCCGAGAACCCGACGATACGACGAACGCCATAATAAGATACTTAAGATAATAATTAGAAATTAATCACGATGGCTGCTATCGAGACTTCGGGCTTGACGAAACACTACGGCGATATCGTCGCCGTCGATGATTTAGATTTGGTCGTTGAAGAAGGTGAAGCATTTGGATTTCTTGGTCCGAACGGGGCCGGTAAGTCAACGACTATTGATTTGCTTCTGGGTTTTCTGACACCGACTCGTGGGAACGCGGAGATACTAGGCCACGACGTAGAATCAGAATCAAAGACAGTTCGAGAGCAACTCGGTGTCCTTCCCGAAGGAGCCAGCACCTACAGTAATCTAACAGGAATAGAACACGTGGATTTAGCAATTGAGATGAAAGGCGGTGCTGACGAGACTGAAGAGTTGTTGGAGTACGTCGGACTATCACCGGAAGATTGGGACCGTCCCGTCGGTGGCTACTCGAAAGGGATGCGCCAACGTCTCGCACTCGGGATGGCACTGGTCGGCGACCCCGAGATGCTACTTCTCGACGAACCATCCAGTGGACTGGACCCTTCCGGGATACGTGATATTCGGAATATCATCGAGGATCAGGTCGACGCGGGACGAACTGTTTTTTTCTCCAGCCACATTCTTTCGGAAGTAGAGTCTGTCTGTGAACGGGTTGGAATTATGCGGGACGGGACGCTCGTCACTGTAGACGAGGTCGAAAAACTTCGTGCGGCAACTGTCGGCGATGCGGAAATCAAACTCCGTGTTGAGACTGTTCCTAACCGCCTCAATCTCTCGAATATCGATAACGTGAGTGACGTGAGGACGAAGAACGATACGATTCGTGCGACCTGTTCGACGCCGTCCGCGAAAATCAGCGTGATTAATCAGGTGGACGAAGAAGTGGAAATTACAGATGTCGTAGCTGAGGATACTTCTCTCGAAACAGTGTTCAATACGTACGTGCAGAACGGCCGGTCGGAAGCAACGGGGGACTCGCCATGAGCGTCAGGTTAATCCTCCGGCAAGACCTGCTGGCGCTACGTCGAACGAAACTAGTGTGGGCAGTACTACTCTTCTGTCCGTTACTCGTATTTGGAGGATTTTATGCAGTGGTTAGTAACCAAACAGGTACTAATCAAACGGTTCTTCTCGGCCTTCTCGGAATAGTTTTCCCGATACTGGTGTTCGTCCCGATGCTCTCGTTGGTGGTCTCGGCCTTCTCGATAGCGAAAGAACGGGAACAGGGAAACATCCGGTTTTTACTTTCGTTTCCCAACGACCGACGGGAGGTCGTCCTCGGGAAATTTTGTTCTCGAAGTTTGCTGACCGCCGGCGGTTTACTGGTAGGGTTCGTTCTGGCTACGCTACTTTCCGTATTCCTTACTGGTACTCTGAATATCGGGATGTTCCTGACCTTCTCGGTGTTGACGCTTCTCCTTATGACGTCCTACGTTAGTATCGCTACCGGTATTTCCGCCACTGTGACTACCCAGTCGCGTGCGATAGTCGCATCGATAGGAGCGTACCTCGTCTGGAACGTCTTCTGGATTCCCGCTGTCCCGAACTCGATTCCGTCACTTCTAGAGCAACATTTCGGTCTTTCCAATTCTTCACTGATACTCTTAAGGATGGGTAGCCCATCGAACGCGTACCTTCAGTCGATACAGTACGTCTCTCCGAGAACTGAGAAGTTAGTAGAAACTATGTCGGCGGGGTCTGAATTGGGCTCTCCGTTGGTCGCGGTAAGTATGCTCATCGTCTGGTCCGTGCTTCCACTCGTACTGGGATATTGGCAGTTCCAGAAGGCAGACATATCCTAACTTTACGACTCTTAATTCATTGTTGATATTGGGATACGTTTCCAATATATTACAGCCATAATATCCAATACAGTGCAATATACTCAAATTACCACTCCCACACACACCATCAAATGATTAGAATTAAGTTCTTCTATTATAATCAGGTTTACAAATATCCAAGAAAAACCGAAGTGGATTGGATCGACGCCAGATGCTAAAAGAATCTGCCGCCGGCGCGCTCGTCGCGTTTGGGGGTACGACTGCCGCTAGTGCCAAACAGGACGTTGGACTCACGAAAACCGAAGAGGAGGCCGTCATCGAGGAGTACAAAGACGCGGCAATGGTTCGAGAAGCAGTGCACGAGCAAACGGACCTACTGAAGGAACTCGAAGCAGATGGTGTTCTCGACGAACAGACCATCGACGATCTCGAGGAACTGAGCGAACCCTCCGACAACGTCGGGGAGCACGTGACCGCCTACCGACACGGCTACCGGCACACGCCACGAATCAAGATTTTCCGTCGCGTAGACGCCGGATTCCTGTCGCTCTCCGTCTTCCCGGAGGAGGACACCGCTCACGCTACGCTGAACCCCGTCGAAAATGGTGAGCCGCTCGGTAAGGACCACCTCGTGAAATACGGAAGTATGCCGGAACCAGACCCGGACGGATGTGTCGATCCGGGGCACTGTCAGGATTGTTCCGATTGTTCCGAAGAGTGTTGTGCGCGGGACCCTCAGGGCGACTGTACCCAGTGGTGTACTCAGTGTGACTGCGATTGTGTCTGCTGTGACTGTGGTGTCCTCTGTAGTAGCTACTGCGCATAACTAAGAGCAAAGACGGGTCGAGAACTGCGCTACGGAGTAGCCTCGTAGCGTCTACCGGCCGACCCTTCGGTCGGTTTTACTAGTCACAGAGTGGATACGTAGAGTCGCTCTAACGGTTCAGCGTGTGAATCGCGTGCCCGAGCGCGTTTTCGGCGGCCTCCATCACGGCCTCCGAGAGCGTCGGGTGGGTGTGAATCGTCGCGGCCACATCCTCCAGCGTCGCGCCCATCTCGATAGCCAGACCGAGTTCGGCAATCAGTTCGAAGGCCTCCGGTCCCACAATCTGCGCGCCGAGCAGGAAGCCGCTGGGTTCGTCCGCGACGATGCGGACGAAGCCGTCGGCGTGGCCGGTGGAGTAGGTCCCCTCCGGACCGAGCGTGACTGCTTCTATACGTTTTCTGTTTCGCGGAGGGGTGAAAAGAGCAGTGGCTGTGACAGAACTTTAGCAAGGGATAAAGTGATTTGAACCACGCTGCCGGAATTCTCCTGTACGAATAGAAATAGTAGTATGTTCTACACGCACCCATCTAATAGTTAGGTTTAATAACAATTATATCATTATATAATATGAAATGGAAGACGAAAATCAGTCAAAGAGAGAAGAGTCAAAGAACAAAGCGTCAATCACCCGACGAGGAGTCCTTGGGGTATTAGGTGCAACCGCTGGTGCAACCGTTAGCTCAGGATTTACTAAACCGGTTTCTGCAGACTCTGTAGATATAACCGATCTCCGGGGTTCAGTAAGAACGCTGTTTGAAGAAGTGGGAGAACCAGCAATCGTTAACCAAAATGTGAATGTTTATCATGGTGATTTTACCCTGAAGGTTATTCGATTCGAAACCAAAGTCGGTGCCATCACTCACCGAGAGGTTCTTAATTCGAAAGTTGAAAAGTTCGATCGGGGGGACACGTCCACAGGATTCGAACTAAAGGACCTTACTGAAGAGATTCAGCGAAAGCTCCCCACTCGGTTCAATAGCGTCCCCATAGGAGTTGAACTCCACATGAAGGTGGAAAATAATGGAATGAGTCTCAGCACTACCGTAACTGAGAAAGAACAGGAACAACTGTCAAATTTTGTCGATACTGGTGAATTTATTGCACGACACACTGATGGCTCCTACTTCATCAGGACTGCGGACGGCAATGTGTTCAAAGTTTCTAGTGAGACAGATCGGCCAAACATAAGACAACCTTCGGTCGAAGAAGTCGCAAGCGAGCAAATTAACGCAGATGCATGCTTCGATTGTGGTACTAATGCTCCCGAATGTGCTAGTAATTGTTTCAATGCTTGTGCCTTTGTCATTGGAAATGGCGATCCCCTGCATTGCGGTGAATGTATTGCCCAACACTGCGTGGGTTTAGACGTAAAAGCCTGCGCAAAATGCATCGCTAGCCTGCCAGAATCTATTCGATAAACGGTTTTCTACGTACCTCTTTTGCGTTTTCGGGAGGAGTAAACTTGAAGAGAGAGCAATCAATCTCGATGTTAAATTCAACCTCCTCAAACGTTTTCATGAGGAAGTACACCCCGTCCGGAACATCCCCGAGTGAATCTGTCTGCAACAGTGGCATCTCTTGGATGTTGGCCCGTGCCTCCTCCTTGATGGGGAACCAGTATTCGTCGTCTATCCACAGAGTTATGTACTCGTATCCTCGGTAGAGGGAATCCGCGTCCGCTGTCGGTCGAAACGACAGGACGTGTGTCTCTCGACCTGCGACGGTCTCCCTCCCATCGTACGTCACGTCGAAGTTCGATTTGGGAGAGGACCCAATTAACGTCGCGTCCGTGTTGGGATTAGGTCGACCCTCGGCCGGGTCGAAATCGAGACTGTGATACTTTTTCGCTTCACGGTCATACAGTATCACTCCATCTCGATTCTGTATCATGAGATCTACGCCCTCGAATTCAGGCGTCGGGTCGTGCGTGACGCCAAGGTCGAAATCGAACTCGTCGACGGTTTCCACGGACAGTTGTTCGTTGCGAGTTCTGTTCGGAAGATCCTCCCACAGTTCAAGTCGGACCGTTCTCAGGCCGCCACCGTATTTTTCGGTTTTTCGTTTCGTCCCGTGAATGGTGTCCGGCAAATTGTCCGTGGCCTGGAGTTCGTCGAGGATTTCCTCGACTGAAGGCGTATCCTCATTCGTGGTCATGGCTTCCACATCGTCCTACAGTTAAGTAGATACACATATATAAAACGCGGTCGAGATGTGTCGGGGCTACCGCTATCGGTTCATCAGTGGATACTGTTACCACAACTGCATCCGCAACAGTACCCGCGGCCGCTCTGATCCTTGAGTCAATCATCACCGCTACCGCACCCGCCCCAGCACCCACATCCGTCACCGCTCCGTATCCTTGTCCATATCAGACCACCTAGAGGTATGTGATAGTTACTTACAGGAGGGTATTAGAAACCTATAGGTGTCTTTAGAGGAGCAATCCCGCGAAGGAGACGGTTGATTACTCCAGTTCGCCCGACTCCCCGTCGTCCATCGACTCGGTGGCCTCGAGGCCGGAGAACGCACCGCTGGCGACCGCGGCGTCGAACTCGTGGGGCGGTCCGCCGAGACGGGACTGTGGTGCTGATGGTCGGGCAGAACGTCAAGGCCGGACTCCGCATCGCCGACCGAGGCTACGTCCTCGACGTGGGTGAGAACCGCCACGAGGAATCGGTAAACGAATTCCTCGACAGCGAAAGGGTTCGAGACGCCTACCTCGGGAAGTGACGCTATCGAACCCTTCTACCGTCTCGGCGAAACACGGAGAACGACGAAATGATGGGAAGGGTCGCCTAGGGAAGTTCAGCGGTTCAGCGTGTGAATCGCGTGCCCGAGCGCGTTCTCGGCGGCCTCCATCACGGCCTCCGAGAGCGTCGGGTGGGTGTGAATCGTCGCCGCGACGTCCTCCAGCGTCGCGCCCATCTCAATGGCGAGTCCGAGTTCCGCGACGAGTTCGGAGGCCTCCGGTCCCACAATCTGCGCGCCGAGCAGGAAACCACTGGGTTCGTCCGCGACGATGCGGACGAAGCCGTCGGCGTGGCCCGTCGTGAGCGCGCGGCCCGACGCGTTGAACGGGAACTTGCCGACGGTGGGTTCGAAGCCCTCCTCCTCGGCCTCCGCTTCGGTCATGCCGACCGTGCCGATTTCGGGGTCGGTGAACACCGCGGCGGGGACCGCCTGATAGTCCAGCGCCGAGGGTTCGCCCGCGACGACCTCCGCGGCGACCTGCCCCTCCTTGCTGGCCACGTGCGCGAGCATCGGCTCGCCGGACACGTCACCGATGGCGTGGATGTGCTCGACGTTCGTCCGCGCACGGTCGTCGGTCGGGATGAAACCGTTCTCGTCGGTCTCGACGCCCGCGTTGTCGAGTTCGAGCGTGTCGGTGACGGGTTCGCGGCCGACCGCGACCAGCACCTTCTCCGCGCCGAACTCCGAGACCTCGCCGTCCTCGTCCTCGGTCCGGACGGTGATGCCGTCGCCCGACTCCTCCCACCCGCTGGCGGCCTCGCCGAAGTGGAAGTCGATGCCCAGTTCCTCCGCCTTCTTCTTGACGGGGCGCGCGAGGTCGTCCTCGTAGCCCGGAAGGACCGAGTCGAGCATCTCGACTATCGTCACGTCGGTACCCAACTTGGCGAAGACGCCCGCGAGTTCCATGCCGATGTAGCCCGCGCCGACGATGACGAGGCTCTCGGGCACCTCCTCCAGTGCGAGCGCCTGCCGGGAGTCGAGTACGGGGTCGTCGCCGAAGTCGAAGCCGGGCACTTCGATGGGGCGACTTCCAGTCGAAACGATGGCGTGTTCGAACTTGACCGTCTCGGAACCCTGCCCGCCGCCGCTGTGGACGACGCGGGCCTTGTTCTCGTCGGCGAACTCCGCGCGGCCCTCCATCAGTTCGACGCCGTTGGCCTTGGCGAGTTTCTCGACGCCGCCCGTGAGTTGGTCCACGACGCCGTCCTTCCAGCCGACCATCTCGCTCATCTCCACCTCGGGGTCGGCGTAGATGCCCATTTCCTCGGCGTGGCCTGCCTCGTGGGCGAGGTCCGACGCCGTAATCATCGCCTTCGAGGGGATGCAACCGTAGTTGAGGCAGGTCCCGCCGTAGGCGTCCTTCTCCACGAGGGTCACGTCGAGGTCCAACTGGCCCGCGCGAATCGCGGCGACGTAGCCGCCCGGTCCCGCGCCGATTACCAACACGTCCGTTCCCGTCGAGATGTCTCCGACGACCATATGTTCGGTAAATCGGGCTTGGTGGTGAAAAATCAGGTGGATTTTGCGGCGAGATTGGATTGGTAACGTTTCACGCGGGGTCGTCGGGGAGGGCGTCGGCGACGCTTTCGACCGGCGCGTAGTAGCCGCGCTGGTCGCGCCAGACGTCGAGCCACTCGTCCGCGGTTTCGACGGACAGTTCGTTTCTGACGACACCGTTAACGAGCAAACCGATAGAGCCCGTTTTCGAGACGCCGAGTTCGTCTGCGAGCCGGCGAGCATCCATGTCGTCGGAGACGAACGTCCCGTCTACGAGTTGAGCCGTCACGAGGACTTCAGTCTCTCCTCGGTCAAGTCGCTGAAGCTCTTCGGAGAACTCGTGGTGGTC
This window contains:
- a CDS encoding PRC-barrel domain containing protein is translated as MAPELSDDDEGKAVVNSNQRIATITDVVGDTAYVDPNWNDVPEDVMRQLDWDRSDDQYTIPASAFSGVQGDEAYLRDDLL
- a CDS encoding PRC-barrel domain containing protein encodes the protein MTAELSDDDRGKTVVSDTERIGTVTDVRSGTAYVDPDWDHVPEDLRDALDWEEGDDHHTIDEDEVTAIQNSQVRLREDLIP
- a CDS encoding OsmC family protein; the protein is MAHETIEHGVNLEQYGTFVENMTKKPDEAMLGLGARGVAEGRAMHTLAKLDAYKYGGEDIRRETREFTFQLGAHKEVEADAGFVDPADRPEPVEVALAGLTGCINATVGIVAMENDIDLDGLETTVGVDLDPRVLFGVHGTERSDETYDNFEIDIDVSGPDLTDEDAETLREGVRRSPVFNLMALSHEMTPEVRTTDEPKAA
- a CDS encoding peroxiredoxin — encoded protein: MTLETGDEAPTVEARNQRGETVELDFSEPTVLYFYPRDDTPGCTTEAEQFDRELESYHDAGVSVFGVSTDDVESHEEFAEKYEIRFDLLADPESDIADAFGVDTSSGAAARTTFVLADGEVKAVYDGVDPDGHARDVLGDMLDDELVALE
- a CDS encoding Hsp20/alpha crystallin family protein — encoded protein: MSGRRNPFKEIEEMMNRMSRQVEESMGGSGMSELTGGRGGAAVDVADRGDELVVTADLPGYTKEDIDVMLRGETLQIQAEKSEGSEEGDGDDGRYIRKERRHQSVSRSVTLPEEVDEENVSAQFQNGVLTVTLPKMGAQEGESHRIDIS
- the pheA gene encoding prephenate dehydratase yields the protein MQAVTLGPEGTYSHRAASAVTDDVDFRESVTAIVEAVADGEFDRGVVPIENSIEGSVTETLDALTDREVAAVQEIVTPIRHALLARGEDFSVVASHSQALAQCRSYLDSEYPDVELEAVASTARGVEHARENPDVAGIGHPANAHEGDDLRVIAEGIQDRTSNATRFLVIAPTHERSDAGGKSSLVVYPNANYPGLLLELLEPFADRDINLTRVESRPSGERLGDYVFHIDFEAGLYEDRAQAAIADIEEIAEKGWVRKLGSYDTEHVV
- a CDS encoding HVO_0649 family zinc finger protein, translating into MSHSRNGGRSPFERLRSRFEETDLVCPKCRYEDADGRWVAETTGDRVQYRHLCPSCGYVRRRTFRLGGE
- a CDS encoding ABC transporter ATP-binding protein, which gives rise to MREKQPMGIIETTSLTKRYGDVTAIEDLHLTVRKGEAFGFLGPNGAGKSTTINILLGFLEPSSGSACVLGHDVQTESKALRRRIGVVPEGTSVYEQLTGRKHVELATRMKNCDDDPEDRLRYVGLDPEDWDRRAGDYSKGMRQRLSLAMGLVGNPDLLILDEPTSGLDPNGMQDVRDIIREQTDAGRTVFMSSHLLAEVESVCKRVGIMNDGELVTVDEVDRLRETAVGDADVKLSVEAVPDELDLTAIEGVTDVTIADSTIRVACSKRDTKMAVIRHVDQIATVTDVVAEDISLEAVFETYTEDRRIVEESA
- a CDS encoding ABC transporter permease; this encodes MSISDVVRTDLSVLRRSKLSWAVLTVLLFSTAGAFYRSINRTPVGTAEKGITAIAYGAMIVIPITALVASAFAIAAERENGTIRFLLGFPNERVEVVLGKVLSRAILVNGGLALGFLAVALLAVVGADRPRLITVGQFALLTMLFATSYVGLAVGISAGVTTQIRAIGGTIVAYLFWSIFWLPGFPYSVAVYVENLLAKIVGHELGRTTVVHIEVLNPPTAYMQTVQVLGPSFEEFSRGSSMASALVEPSVAIGSLVAWTVLPLAFGYWRFRAAEIN